One window of the Octopus sinensis linkage group LG3, ASM634580v1, whole genome shotgun sequence genome contains the following:
- the LOC115209318 gene encoding LOW QUALITY PROTEIN: uncharacterized protein LOC115209318 (The sequence of the model RefSeq protein was modified relative to this genomic sequence to represent the inferred CDS: deleted 2 bases in 1 codon; substituted 1 base at 1 genomic stop codon), with protein MRYLILILTLTVTVVCADDFNIIKSFTKCYKNFQNNAFESNKRQEWQKYCLDNNPYVRKRFGGWVNQIPNIHDYNNMGDGPKPIRSKQVRKEYRMLTTKERNDFHHAINLLKQDTRLKPNVYDAIAFLHSGPTVINAHAGPSFLAWHRIYLNMMEEALNTKMPGITIPYWDPTLDSSLDDPRDSIIWTDKFLGNINGIVNCGPFANWSTPAGPLIRNGGFISNLPTNRDIENILSRWRLADITEPNAIIKYNLEFHHNSMHNFIGGHLGQPETSPMDPVFWLIHSYIDLLMNRFNENQKKHNVDPATDYPLNYGLPVYGPDQKIVLKNITIREALKQAQSSNYVPLYDYAILEMPCYENSNFLPSPYLTCHKGRYQTKTRKSAGCNALIPYQNMFCINRKCDLKEXFIPVEVIYERPFETMKFGNFPIRNGIPDLLTDLYDNNIPQNISSSNSTCRSKKCCGPAGRVSVQASGINYFGNYEEMVIVDRRLAVSSDIAYIGIRRPTTNFSLVFTTVSEQCGRICRPSCLVPGSNPPRYTECIGLLNLTHNDAHFYGNTLAEAYMKVWDYKNQIRPKVRHENIPIVYHCDDSLWPFNNTDYTTTTTPSSWTTASTRTRTTTTTTTTTTPTTTTPTTTTPTTTTPTTTSWVWRTTTPTTRWEWKTTTSSGDSNIFCKVDNSCVIPSRCSCSYMEKKPCMQLCSRYAICIYGQYFVLNCGSGFRYNHQLKQCVRGYCSHRYLSKI; from the exons ATGAGGTATTTAATCTTGATTCTAACGCTGACCGTGACCGTTGTTTGTGCAGATGATTTTAACATAATAAAATCATTCACAAAATGTTACAAGAATTTCCAAAACAATGCTTTTGAATCGAACAAGAGGCAGGAGTGGCAGAAATACTGTTTGGATAACAACCCTTATGTTCGGAAACGTTTTGGAGGTTGGGTTAACCAAATTCCAAACATTCATGACTATAATAATATGGGAGATGGTCCAAAGCCTATTAGGTCAAAGCAGGTCAGAAAGGAATATAGAATGCTCACTACAAAAGAGAGAAACGATTTCCATCACGCCATTAATCTATTAAAACAAGATACG aggTTGAAACCAAATGTTTATGATGCGATCGCCTTCCTCCATTCTGGTCCCACGGTTATAAACGCTCACGCTGGCCCATCGTTTTTAGCTTGGCACAGAATCTACCTTAACAT GATGGAAGAAGCTCTTAATACAAAGATGCCAGGAATAACAATTCCGTATTGGGATCCAACACTTGACAGCTCTCTTGATGATCCTCGAGATTCCATTATCTGGACGGATAAATTCTTGGGAAATATTAATGGAATTGTTAATTGTGGTCCGTTTGCTAACTGGAGCACACCAGCTGGGCCTCTGATAAGGAATGGTGGTTTTATTAGTAACTTACCAACTAATCGCGACATAGAAAATATTCTGAGCCGATGGAGACTTGCAGATATCACCGAACCAAATGCGATTATTAAATACAATTTGGAATTTCACCACAATTCTATGCACAATTTTATTGGAGGACATTTAGGTCAACCAGAAACCTCTCCCATGGATCCAGTTTTCTGGCTAATCCACAGCTATATAGATCTTCTTATGAATCGTTTCAATGAGAACCAAAAGAAGCACAATGTCGATCCTGCAACAGATTATCCATTAAATTATGGTTTACCAGTTTATGGTCCTGATCAAAAAATTGTTCTGAAGAATATAACAATCAGAGAAGCATTAAAACAAGCTCAATCTTCTAATTATGTTCCTCTATATGACTACGCTATACTGGAGATGCCATGTTACgaaaattcaaattttcttccTTCTCCATATCTAACTTGCCACAAGGGAAGATATCAGACGAAAACTAGAAAATCAGCTGGTTGCAATGCTCTTATTCCCTATCAGAATATGTTTTGTATTAACCGTAAATGTGATCTAAAAGAATG ATTTATTCCAGTTGAAGTAATTTACGAACGACCTTTCGAAAcgatgaaatttggaaatttccCGATCAGAAATGGCATACCAGATTTACTGACTGATCTATACGACAATAATATACCCCAAAATATCTCATCTAGTAACTCTACTTGCCGAAGTAAAAAGTGTTGTGGCCCCGCGGGAAGAGTCAGTGTGCAAGCCAGTGGCATCAATTATTTTGGTAACTATGAAGAAATGGTGATAGTTGATCGTAGATTAGCTGTGTCATCGGATATAGCCTACATTGGTATCAGAAGACCTACAACAAACTTCAGTCTGGTATTTACGACAGTTTCAGAACAATGTGGAAGAATATGTCGTCCTTCTTGCTTAGTGCCGGGTTCAAATCCACCGAGGTACACAGAATGTATAGGTCTGTTGAACTTAACTCACAATGATGCTCATTTCTACGGCAATACTCTGGCAGAAGCTTACATGAAAGTGTGGGATTATAAAAACCAGATACGACCGAAAGTAAGACACGAGAATATACCAATCGTATACCATTGTGATGACAGCCTGTGGCCATTTAACAACACCgactatacaacaacaacaacaccatcatcttgGACAACAGCGTCAACACGTACAcgaaccacaactactactaccactactacaactccaacaactacaacaccaacaactacaacaccaacaactacaacaccaacaacaacaagttgGGTATGgagaacaacaacaccaacaacaagatGGGAGTGGAAAACAACGACAAGCAGTGGTGATAGTAATAtct TTTGTAAAGTCGATAACTCTTGTGTAATCCCATCGAGATGTAGCTGTTCATACATGGAAAAGAAACCTTGCATGCAACTGTGCTCCCGATACGCCATATGTATTTACGGACAATATTTCGTTTTAAATTGCGGTTCTGGATTTAGATACAACCACCAACTGAAGCAGTGTGTTCGAGGATACTGCTCACACAGATACTTATCAAAGATATAG